One Drosophila gunungcola strain Sukarami chromosome 2R unlocalized genomic scaffold, Dgunungcola_SK_2 000004F, whole genome shotgun sequence genomic window, CCAGAGCTTCTTGGCAATAATAATAGCCCTAAATCCGAAACCAAACCCATAATCATAACAATGCCATTTGTGTGCCAAAGACTAGACTTCCATTAGCTAACTATTTTATTCAAGACCTAATAtcttatatattatacatatttcCAACAATTCTTGAATTgaagtatattttatttgatacatagtttaatgtaatgtaatataagcaaatattttgataacttcatatttattttgttgacaaaattaatattggcTGTAGCTTAAATTTTGTGCATTCCATTTTAAGAGGtctataataaacaaaatttaagaacaCAAATTTGCCTAATTATTAcctattttcttgtttttttttttttaagaaatccGAAACCGAACCTATGCTCATTTTCTATGGATGtcccatttatttttgcagaACGAAAAGCGTCCTTTGACCAGCAGTCGACCATTTGGCAACGGCGGATTCTCACCCACCAGGACACGAACTCAGGCCCCGGTCTCGGCTCTTCCGGAGAATCCAGCCACGCCGGCAGCCACTGCCTTTAGACCCCGCAATCGCTATCAGCCTGGCAGCTCCACTGCATCCACCACGACCACAACAACGGGCAGTGCGGAGGTGAGCAGCAAGCGGTACAATCGATTTGGCAGCAACAGGGGCAAGACcaccagtaccagtaccacTACTACCAGCTCCTCCACCGTGAATACCCCTTCGGAACGTCCCAGTTTTGGCCGGAAGTCACCGAATCCCCGGCGTCCAGTCTTCATCAGTCGCGAGGTAAACGAACCAGTGAGCGTGCCAGTCAGCAAACGACCCTTTGACTACAGTGCAGCCAGGCTGAAGTTACCCGGCAGACCCACACCtcgcaccaccagcaccaccgaAAGTGccgagcaggaggaggagctggaggaagAGGCCCTGgacgaggagcaggaggatGAGGAGCCGGAGGGCAGCGATGAGCAGTACGAAGAGGAGTCTGACGAGGGGGCCACCGAAGAGCATTCGGAGTCCACCAGCCTGGAGAAGTTGCCGCTCCAGGAGGAGAGCGTTACCCCAGTGACAGTGGCTAAGGATGAAGCATCCTCACCCGCAGTGGAACCCTCCGAACTCACCACCATTTCCGAAGTTGAGCACGaaagcagcaccagcagcaccgAAGAAAGCCAAACGGATGTCTCTGAGTTGAGCCACGCTGAGATTGAGGTTACCAAGGCAGAGATTGAGGTCACCACTGAGCAAGCAGTGCAAGAGGATGAGATCACCACTACCATTCCACAGGAGAACCAATCCACCGAGGATCTGCAATTGGAAGAACAGGCAGTGACCACTGAGCCGCCTTTGGAGAGTACCTCCAAACAGGAAGTGGTAGAGAttgagaaggagaaggaggagtCCAAGCAGGAGGAGCAAAAACCAGCCAAACAAGAGGACGAGCCCAAGTCGGAGCAATCCGAATCGCAATACGATGATGAAGGCGAAGGTGAGGACTACGATTACGACGATGAAGAGGGCAGTGAAGACTCCACTAGCGAAGCGGAGCGGAGTCAGGACTCTTCGAAGCCATCTACACCCAGTGGCGAGCACGAGGATGATAGGGAAATCATTTCGGTGGTGACCACCAAGAGTGTGGTCAATGGATCCACAGTTCTGCCAGCTCCGGTTACGCCCAGTTCCAACGCCTTAACGGAAGAGGAGGACCCGAAAGTGGAGACCACCACGCCCGTAGCCCTGGAAGAGGAGAAGGGTGGCAATGCCACGGAGAACTATGTGGTTGTGGCCTCCATCCAGCCCAGTCGCAGTATCAATGGAGCCAGGTTCCTGCCCTTCCCGGCCATCGAGCAGGAGGAGACCAAGCAGACGCTCTCCGAGCTGGAGCGCAAGGTGCACtccaagcagcagcagacgcCGGCTGTGAAGCCATCGGAGGACAGCGAGGAGGTGGCTCCGGtcagctccagctcctcctccacctcctcctccgtgCCACCCCCAGTGGCTGCCTCCACGGAGAGCATCATCGACAAGCTGGACCGCGTCCAATCGGAGCTCTCCAGTGGCCTGCTCTCCGGCAAGTATCCCATAATCAGCCAGATGGACTCCTCGACACCCGCCACTAGTACCACTGTGGGCACAGGCAGCGGAAAGTTCGTGCCCCACATCAGGAAGTACCAGCCCAGGACCACATCTGCTCCAACCAGAACCACCAGCAGCAAGTTGAAGGTGCAGCACTTCGATGATGGGGAAATGGATGAGCTGGCCACCCTGCTGCCAGTGGGTTTCAAGCCCAGGCCAAGCTATAAGAACCGCAAGATCACCACGACCACTTCCACAACAGAGGCACCACCTCCAACTCCAGCTGAGTTGGTAAAGTCCAAGCCGGGACGCAACTCCACCATCAGTCGATCGTTCAAGAGCGGTCAGGTCACTGTGCAGGATGTGGCTCAGGCGGGTCTCCTGCCCAAGGGCTATAAGCCACCAAGGACAAGCTCAACGACGACCACCACGACCACTGAGAAACCTTCCTCCGGCTTGGAGAGCCTCTTCAGTGAAATCCAGTTCGATGAAAAGTTGGCTTCACTCTTGCCCAAGGATTACAAATTGAGCAGCACGCCCAAGCCCAAGGAGAATACGACCACAACGAGTCCCTCGACGAGTCCCAGAAATCTGCCAGTTGCCGTGCCTTTCGATGACTTGAGTACGTTCCAGTTGCCGCCTGGCTACAAGGCTCCCGAGGTGAAGAAACCCAAAGAGCCTAAGTTGCCCTTGGGAGTGACTCCCATTAAAATAGATAGCTTAAAAGATCTGCTGCCACCGGGGTTTAAGTTAAATGAAACTGAGAGCGAAAGCAGCGATGAGATTTCAGCTGCACTGCTGCCACCTGGCTACAAGTCCAAAAAGTTGCATCCCGCCTCGACCACCAGTACAACCAGCACTACGACTACAACGAGTAAACCCAAGGCGGTGGCTACCAGCACCACTGAAGCAGCGGAAGCGGAAAGTGCAGGAGGAAGCGGCCTGAAGGTGGTGTTCCCAAAGGGCTTCCACAAACGATTGGGTTCGCACCGCCTCACAACACCACATCCCACGGCCGAGGGAGCAGCCACTGAATCCTCGAACTCAAACCTGCAGGTCATGATCAAAAAGGGTCCACCGACAAGAGCCACCACCGAGTTCACCGGCTGGCCAACTCCACCCACCACCCCGCTGTCCATTGACAAGCTGAACGCCCAGACCATCAACTTCGAGGACCTTCTGACCGCCAGTGGAAGCAGCAGTACCACCAGTACCACGACGACATcaaccagcaccaccaccacgacGACGCCGCGACCCACGAAGCCGGGTCACTGCACCGCCGACTGCGACCTGGCTGCCACCATCAAGATCATCGATGGCGTGGCCTGGAAGCCGGAGCTCCTGGATCACAACACCCTGGAGTGGAAGAATTTGGCCCACGAGCTGGAGGCACAGGTGGGTAGTCGTCTCATTTGATGGGTTACTATTATTAGGCTGTTCtcagaaatttgtttaaactgTTTTGAACGATCAATTTATCAATATCTTAACGTTCGtgtattaaaaacatttaagttatttaataatatataattttaaacaattatgttaaaataatatatatatataaacccaaggcgtatatatatatatatatacatatatatactgtACTCCTTTAAAGTGACAATgcttctttgttttgtttatacgctattataatgttatttatcatcacaactaaaaaatgttgtgtaacgatgtttatatatatttttaacctTATTTTATTCCTTTGCCCAGCTCAACGATGTTTACTCCGGTGCCCCTCAACTGAACAAGTGGTACAAGAAGGTGCGCATAGACAGCTTCAGCAAGGGCAGCGTTCTGGTCGACTACTATGTGGAGCTGGCCAACATAACCGAAGATGTGGATACCCTGGAGATCCGTCAGCTGTTCCACGATGCCCTCACCAAGCCAGCGACTCCGGTTCTGCCCGACAAGGATGCCCAGGAAAATGAGACGGACAGTGTTTCGGGGCcgcaggaggagcagctggTCACGGCCAGCTATCAGATGGGCAAATACATCATCGATCCGGTGGCCACAGATTTTAGTGGTGAGTTCGGTGGTTAGTTTTTCCTATAAcctaatattaatatttatatgtttaccTCCAGTCATAGCCAAAAATGTTCACAGCAATGTGGAGGTTGCTGAGGAAGATCTGCTCATTCCGCAATGGGCGATTGTGGTTATAGTGATTGGAGTGGGTTCTCTGGTGTTTGTCGTCATCTTTGGTGTCACTGTGGTAAGACGGATTATTAACTTCtgtaattttgaaaatgtgtATAACCGCATTTTTTACCAGTTGCTCAATCGGCAAAAGAGGGCCAAGAAGACGCCCATTCCTCTGACCAATGATATGCTAAACGAGCTGAAGGTCAATCACATGGGTGGTGCGGACAACTATGGCGTGGATGACTTTTATAACATAGACGATCCCTGGAACGATACCAAGCAACCTATTAAGCCGAAGGTATTTATCAAGCGATTAATTAGTACTTGAACTGAACTGCAGGAATAAAAAGATAATAGCAATAAATAGTGATCATTTTTTGATCAGGAAAGTCGCTTATAGTCGAATATCTTTTTTTGAGCAGCATTCTTGAAagaaaaatgcatttcaaattaaatttgtatttgtttttatagtttataaaaaCGTTTTCGTCTTTAAGCGAAATTGTTGTAATcgaaaaactttaacttttaaagTAGGTATTATATGttgagtatatttttttttgttaaaaaagaatatttaaattgtgatACGTATTATCCCAGGTTTAATGTGTTACTGCTCACTATAATTTTCGCAAAACAAAATCAGAGAAAGGACATTTACTTAGCAAACcttgttttattaaaacgtTTATAATGTTGATAAACGTTTTATACAGATTAGTAGTTTGcgtcacaaaaaaattgtcgAAAATaacctatttttaattctaagCTATAATGCTGACtctcattattattattgtccCTATTAATGATGTGGTTTTTTTTAGCGATTCACCAACTCCATGCATGGCAGCAACAGTTCCAACATCTACGACAGCTGGCGCTCCACCCGCCATGCGCACACCAGTGGGGATTACTTCTACGACCAGCAGCCGACCTATTCGCAGAAGGGCGACTCGCTGAAGAGGCCGCAGCTCCATCATGGAAACCACAGCAGCCACAGGGAGTATCCCGCCaacaaccaccaccaccaggcgcctcagcagcaccagcaggcGTACGGACACCAGTATCCGGATGCCTTCGCCGATGCCCACCAGATGTATAGCTACAACAACCACGCGAGCCGGACGCGCTATTCCCGCGACTATGATCCCGACTTTTGAGCGGGATCTCCAGACTGGACTGGACTGGACCATCCATCCGTGCACTAGCTTTAGAGTAACTTGCGAACGATTTTGAGTTGTAACTTAATAGCGTAAAGAATCGTAGTTGTATTGCTGCTACATAATTTATcgtactgcctgctggcttGGCTCAAAAGTCGACCACTTTTCAGTACACACAGCCAGCCGTAGCTAAAAACTAAGCTAAGCTATCTACTTGAGTATACTTAATGGAGCTGCTATATCTGGATGCCCTACACTTCCACttaatatatgtatgaatAGAACTTTGGGGCTTGCCCCCCTGGAAAATAAATAGTCATGCACTCTTAGTTAATACTAGGTCGTATATAAAAAACTAGAAGCACTACAATATATACTTTGTATTACTTGAAGTACTGGCGACTTGCTATAATACTAATGATGTCTAAATCtaggcaaaataaatataaaattatatatatacggATTTAGTTTCGtgtcttgtttttttggggaagtatggaaattaagaaatattaagTTCAAACATGTAATTCCAGTTTTTAATgcgaagaaaataaaaaagtaattgcCGAAACCCGGGATTGAACCGGGGACCTTTAGATCTTCAGTCTAACGCTCTCCCAACTGAGCTATTTCGGCAGATGAATTCCGTGCGGCAAACTACAGTTTTCAAGCCAGCTATTTAAGATTAAAGGAAATTAGAGGAAGTCTTTGCTAAAAGCATTACGCTCTTTTCAACACTGAATGCGTATTAAAGACTCAAACCATTGAACATGGCTGATGTAAAAACTGTCGTTTGACGCAGAACATTTATCCGCCGAAATAGCTCAGTTGGGAGAGCGTTAGACTGAAGATCTAAAGGTCCCCGGTTCAATCCCGGGTTTCGGCAATGactctttttttaattctttaatatacattttttaaatagacaTTTTTGCCTCATTTTTTAGACAACATAATTCAGCCAGGTTAATAAAACAACTGTAGCGTAAGgctcatttatttattcattccTTTTGGATTAATGGAGCAGAGTCCTTGTCAATGTGCGCAGGATTTCTGCCTTAGAATTCTTAGTCATTCGCATCCTAGATCTCGCTAAAGCTAAAGAGTTAACGATCGATTTGTGTTGTATCTTGGGGGATTACTTCTATCTGCTTGAATCCAATGGTTAAATTCTCgcttttaatacaaaattaatagaTCTCACATATGCACTACATTTGGGGGTATGGTGGCTTTTGGGAATGGGGTTGGGTGGGGGGATCTTAAATATCTAccaattgttttgttttaagtaaAGTCAGATAAAATTTTCACTAATATCACCTAGAAATTTGTCCAATTCTTTTTCATTAAAACTGatgtaaatatgtattaaaGATGTACGTGTATATGAAGTTTGATCCTTAGAGTTTGATTTTGGCGATGggcaagaaataaaattaaacccaacataaaaagtaatttaaataatttgcgtttatttaaaaattaaaaaaaactaatttaataattgagtaatttttcaagttctttgttttgcacatacttataaaatatgcaaacttGGTTGTGTCGATGAGCGTGTTGATGTTGGCGTGTGATTAAGGAcgatttaaacaataattaaaaacttagcAGTGAGTTCGAttggtttttataaatgtacaaaatgtaattaataaacatCAAAAATATGTTCTAAACTAAACAAAAGCACGAAAGAATTGCCGGTCCAATGcctacaattaaaaattttgttatgcCTAATTATCAACTATGATATATGTATAATCTTGTATAATTGTATGTATAATTGGTTTcgtaatattttaaactacAATTTATAACACGCGCCACGACGTAAACAAACAAAGGCCAggatagatatatatatatatatgtatatgtctGTTTGGGGGTGTGAAAGTgaatatattcatatatatatgcacTTGGTAACTATGTATACGATGAGTCAGTACATACTcgctaaataattaaattttttaactgcaAAATGCGCAGCACACAAGATTAAACAGCGCTGCGGGAGCAGTTcatcaacaaacaaataaaaataaaaacttatcaTCTTGACCAGGGTCAgtacaattttgatttcaaatcGCCTTGATATATGCTTCATTATAATgtgtataatatataattaaaggTGTCTATGTATATGCATATGCGTGGATTGGGTGCGGGTGGTGGTCACAGGATCACTGCATCTCATCTGCTGGTCCCTACTCCACGGCGAAGCCGCAGGTCTCCTCAACGGCCTGCGTCAGCTTGTCGCAGAGCAGCTGGTACGTCTCGTAGGGCGGCAAATCGATCCGGTTAAAGCAGGTGTGCGCCTTGGGCAAATTCTGGGTGGGCACGTCGGCAGTCAGGTGAATGGTGAAGAGTCGTGGTCCCACCGCTCCTGTAGATCCTTGCAACGCTCGGAATCCCTGAAGCGGCACTCGCGACGAACCCGTCACAAACTGCAGCAGGCGAGCCCGCATCTCAGAGCTATAAGACTCGACAACctagaaaagaaaatattggaattAACCATCTAAATGCCAATGGACACATCCAGTACACCCAAACTGAGAGCAAATCTAACTGTACATACCTGCCAGAACCACAACACCTGCGTCGTTTCGTTCGTACAGTGCTTCAGTCTCGTATTGTTCCGCCAGTCGTTGACATCAATGCTGGAGATGCCGCCAATGACCAATTCCAGTTCGCGTTCATCAAACGGTCTTAACAGATGGCTGGGTATAAGCTCACAAAATCCTGCAAAATAATCTCAAATGAATGCCTTACTCGTCTTAAAGTTAATTCCAACTACAAACCTTTCTGCAGAGCCAGAAACTGCTGTTCAATGCCGCGCATAAAACGATAGTTCACGTATAGCTTGACATACTCCCGTTTGTTCTCCTCCGTGACAGGAATGGAGGCACCTCCCGGCTTCAGTTCGTGCACCACCAGAGCGCCAAAGCTATTGTTCTCCACACTGAAGGTGGATTCGATGATGCCGCTGATATTGCTTTcccttaaattgtttaatgattaattaataaactgtTGAGAAACGAATATAAATCCTAGACTTACAGCATCCAGGTGAGGCTGCGATGCAGCTCCGGATCCACGCCTTCAATATCACCAAGCGTAATCGGTTTGTTCAGTAGCTGCTTGTAGAAGGGCGTGGTGAAGCCACCATCCAGACAGTGCCCGTGGAACACGGCAATGCCCAGGGTGCGACCCACAAAATGAAAGTAGGACAGGTGATCGGGATTGACCCCAGAGTCTGGATTGATCTGCAGCGTGTAGTGGTCATCCCGACTGTACTGGAACAGGCCGTACTGCGGATTGAGCATCTCGCGCGAGAGCAGGTGCAGCCATTCGCGAGCCACGCCGCCGTAGTCCAGACCCTCCTCGCCCTTGAACTTCACCATCAGGCGCTTGCGCATATCCTTGGCCCGCATTTTCATAATCAGTCTATAGCTCTCCTCGAAAATCTCGTTGCGCGACACCTCCAGGCGGCAGTGGCCGGATTGCGGTTGCATCGTTTGCAGCTCGGTGCGCAGGGCTCGCAGCTTGCCCACCAAATCGCGGCGATACTTGGGCAGGAGGTCGGCGCCCTCGAGCAATCCCTGCGGCAGATCCGGAACAATGCGATGGGGCGGGTTGGTAGTAGTAGTATTCGTAGTGGTGGTCGTTGTGGCCGCGGCGTTGTTTGCTGATTGCGCCggcactgctgctgctgtggccgAGGACGTTGCTGCAGTTGCGGGAGTGGCGGCTGGCGGAGCAGGACTACCTGCGCTTGCAGCGGCTGCCGGCGGCACTGCCCCCCTTCGAATCATCTGCAAAATGCTGCCACTCAATCGGGGATCCGTGAACTGCGTGGTTCGATTGTTGTGGTCCACAAAGTAAACCCTGCCCGAGGCCGTCTTCCGCTGCTCCCAGCCGCTCGGCAGTGGTCCAATCGCATCCAGCGTCAGATGCTGGGTGTCGAAGTCACGGGGTATCCGAGGATCGTGCCACGTGGACACGCCCGTGGGTATGTGATAGAAGTACACCTGGCCTTGTTGCGTGGTCCGCATTTCATAGCCCGGCGGCAGATCCAAAAAGGGACGCGCTGCCTGGTTGGCCGCCGCAATGGCCGATGCATACCGCTGACCagatcctcctcctcctcctcctcccgtGCCCGAAGTGCCTCCATTTCGAGTTCCCCGCGATGAGCGGCGCCTCGTGGAGGACTCCTCACCCTGTTGCCGCGAACTGCGACGCTGGGAACGCTGACCGGGAGTGGCGGCCGTATAGGATCGGCTTCCTCCGCCACCTGGAGTGCTGTTCGCATTCGGACTGTGAACGTTTCCATTGGCCGAGGGGGTCACAGAAGCGGGTGGCGACGTATTCGGTGTTGGCGGACTCTGGCTGTGCCTGGGAGGAGTGGtggtcgtcgtcgtcgtcgtcgtcgaaCCTGCAGTTGTGGTTGTGTTGGCATCCTCCTGCGTCCACCCGTTGGTCGCACTTTGGGGCTGTGCCGCCTGGCCACTGCCAGTGCCACTTCCATTCTGAGCATTCCCGTTCACATAGTTCTGC contains:
- the LOC128254457 gene encoding mucin-5AC, which produces MSRSTSTATSKSLLIGRSLFFFVTICGCCFAQDTSSYYFPSQNRFVPSSGSFPRQQPQSLSGFRASSGGFAPSPGSYQEQLLFIANENAKQSPAAASSQFGAPFGGSSQFAKPNRQTDFYDISPRPFGVPAGAGPAASAGAGAVTGATSGTSATNGFTRSKAIRNGQGNSLSSGGFQPQTQRINVPHQQTQFLAHFSENGNEKRPLTSSRPFGNGGFSPTRTRTQAPVSALPENPATPAATAFRPRNRYQPGSSTASTTTTTTGSAEVSSKRYNRFGSNRGKTTSTSTTTTSSSTVNTPSERPSFGRKSPNPRRPVFISREVNEPVSVPVSKRPFDYSAARLKLPGRPTPRTTSTTESAEQEEELEEEALDEEQEDEEPEGSDEQYEEESDEGATEEHSESTSLEKLPLQEESVTPVTVAKDEASSPAVEPSELTTISEVEHESSTSSTEESQTDVSELSHAEIEVTKAEIEVTTEQAVQEDEITTTIPQENQSTEDLQLEEQAVTTEPPLESTSKQEVVEIEKEKEESKQEEQKPAKQEDEPKSEQSESQYDDEGEGEDYDYDDEEGSEDSTSEAERSQDSSKPSTPSGEHEDDREIISVVTTKSVVNGSTVLPAPVTPSSNALTEEEDPKVETTTPVALEEEKGGNATENYVVVASIQPSRSINGARFLPFPAIEQEETKQTLSELERKVHSKQQQTPAVKPSEDSEEVAPVSSSSSSTSSSVPPPVAASTESIIDKLDRVQSELSSGLLSGKYPIISQMDSSTPATSTTVGTGSGKFVPHIRKYQPRTTSAPTRTTSSKLKVQHFDDGEMDELATLLPVGFKPRPSYKNRKITTTTSTTEAPPPTPAELVKSKPGRNSTISRSFKSGQVTVQDVAQAGLLPKGYKPPRTSSTTTTTTTEKPSSGLESLFSEIQFDEKLASLLPKDYKLSSTPKPKENTTTTSPSTSPRNLPVAVPFDDLSTFQLPPGYKAPEVKKPKEPKLPLGVTPIKIDSLKDLLPPGFKLNETESESSDEISAALLPPGYKSKKLHPASTTSTTSTTTTTSKPKAVATSTTEAAEAESAGGSGLKVVFPKGFHKRLGSHRLTTPHPTAEGAATESSNSNLQVMIKKGPPTRATTEFTGWPTPPTTPLSIDKLNAQTINFEDLLTASGSSSTTSTTTTSTSTTTTTTPRPTKPGHCTADCDLAATIKIIDGVAWKPELLDHNTLEWKNLAHELEAQLNDVYSGAPQLNKWYKKVRIDSFSKGSVLVDYYVELANITEDVDTLEIRQLFHDALTKPATPVLPDKDAQENETDSVSGPQEEQLVTASYQMGKYIIDPVATDFSVIAKNVHSNVEVAEEDLLIPQWAIVVIVIGVGSLVFVVIFGVTVLLNRQKRAKKTPIPLTNDMLNELKVNHMGGADNYGVDDFYNIDDPWNDTKQPIKPKRFTNSMHGSNSSNIYDSWRSTRHAHTSGDYFYDQQPTYSQKGDSLKRPQLHHGNHSSHREYPANNHHHQAPQQHQQAYGHQYPDAFADAHQMYSYNNHASRTRYSRDYDPDF
- the LOC128253638 gene encoding E3 ubiquitin-protein ligase Smurf1, with the translated sequence MNKLDYPRRNGTHKVRITILCARNLARKDLFRLPDPFAKVQVDGTGQVYSTEISKSSLDPKWNAHYDLFLGIGDAITITVWNQRKIHKGSGFLGCVRIPAFNIQSLKGAGFQRLDLGKLSPDDDELVRGQIIISLLSKDGPSSGNPLAIVGPSGDVRGPSEDDSSEDSLPEGWEERRTDNGRIYYVNHATKSTQWDRPRHPVVSQTISPQQRHNNHNGNSGDRQAPAGPTRSTTCTNLMNGGHRSRDSAAVTALDERRHSTEILSSVGKENTSPTTPVSVSSATTTPGKKTSASNSSSSGGRTLEQRPTNETATPTSSSTTSASVRLHSNDNHVKTPKHQTNGHAPPEATPTSPTGQQNYVNGNAQNGSGTGSGQAAQPQSATNGWTQEDANTTTTAGSTTTTTTTTTPPRHSQSPPTPNTSPPASVTPSANGNVHSPNANSTPGGGGSRSYTAATPGQRSQRRSSRQQGEESSTRRRSSRGTRNGGTSGTGGGGGGGSGQRYASAIAAANQAARPFLDLPPGYEMRTTQQGQVYFYHIPTGVSTWHDPRIPRDFDTQHLTLDAIGPLPSGWEQRKTASGRVYFVDHNNRTTQFTDPRLSGSILQMIRRGAVPPAAAASAGSPAPPAATPATAATSSATAAAVPAQSANNAAATTTTTTNTTTTNPPHRIVPDLPQGLLEGADLLPKYRRDLVGKLRALRTELQTMQPQSGHCRLEVSRNEIFEESYRLIMKMRAKDMRKRLMVKFKGEEGLDYGGVAREWLHLLSREMLNPQYGLFQYSRDDHYTLQINPDSGVNPDHLSYFHFVGRTLGIAVFHGHCLDGGFTTPFYKQLLNKPITLGDIEGVDPELHRSLTWMLESNISGIIESTFSVENNSFGALVVHELKPGGASIPVTEENKREYVKLYVNYRFMRGIEQQFLALQKGFCELIPSHLLRPFDERELELVIGGISSIDVNDWRNNTRLKHCTNETTQVLWFWQVVESYSSEMRARLLQFVTGSSRVPLQGFRALQGSTGAVGPRLFTIHLTADVPTQNLPKAHTCFNRIDLPPYETYQLLCDKLTQAVEETCGFAVE